In one Bradyrhizobium sp. 4 genomic region, the following are encoded:
- a CDS encoding site-specific integrase, with amino-acid sequence MGRAVNQLSDKWIKKTDIPPGLYGDGNGLYLQVSSFNTKSWIFRFMLSGRARKMGLGDLDQVSLKDARKLAQAQRLIVVDGRDPIEERNVRKLALVADRETQKAKATTFRQCAEAYIKANQAGWKSAKHGAQWAATLETYAYPTIGNLPVALVDRPHVMKILEPIWTTKTETASRVRGRIEKILDRAKAMGLRDGENPARWVGHLDQLLPAKSQVAPVEHFTALPYKKLPAFMTKLRKRDGISARALEFTVLNITRTANTIGAKWDQIDETERTWTIPGELMKGKKGKRRSAHVIPLSDRAMAILQDLPRESDFIFPGGKAGSGLSNMAMAETLKEMGYDGDTATVHGFRSTFKDWASEQTAYANELTEMAMAHIVSDKTERAYRRGDQREKRVRLMQDWAGYCEAKAPAGDNVVQINQVRERA; translated from the coding sequence ATGGGACGCGCAGTCAATCAGCTCTCGGACAAATGGATCAAGAAAACCGACATCCCGCCGGGCCTCTACGGTGACGGAAACGGGCTCTATTTGCAGGTGTCGAGCTTCAACACGAAGAGCTGGATTTTCCGGTTCATGCTGTCCGGCCGCGCTCGCAAGATGGGGCTCGGGGACCTGGACCAAGTAAGCCTCAAGGATGCTCGCAAGCTGGCACAGGCGCAGCGACTGATCGTCGTCGATGGCCGCGACCCTATCGAGGAGCGGAACGTCCGTAAGCTCGCGCTGGTGGCCGACAGAGAGACCCAAAAGGCCAAGGCAACGACCTTCCGGCAGTGCGCCGAAGCCTACATCAAGGCCAACCAAGCGGGCTGGAAGAGCGCCAAGCACGGCGCGCAGTGGGCCGCGACGCTGGAGACTTATGCTTATCCGACCATCGGCAACCTCCCGGTGGCTTTGGTTGATCGCCCGCACGTCATGAAAATACTGGAGCCGATCTGGACCACAAAGACCGAGACCGCTAGCCGTGTCCGCGGGCGCATTGAGAAGATACTAGACCGAGCCAAGGCCATGGGCCTGCGGGATGGTGAGAACCCCGCTCGGTGGGTGGGGCATCTAGATCAACTCTTGCCCGCAAAATCGCAGGTTGCCCCGGTGGAGCACTTCACTGCCCTGCCCTATAAGAAGTTGCCGGCCTTCATGACGAAGCTGCGCAAGCGCGACGGAATCAGCGCACGGGCTCTTGAATTTACCGTGCTCAACATCACCCGCACCGCAAACACGATCGGCGCGAAGTGGGATCAGATTGACGAGACAGAGCGGACCTGGACGATTCCGGGCGAGCTGATGAAGGGCAAAAAGGGCAAGCGCCGGTCCGCCCATGTCATTCCGCTCTCGGATCGGGCAATGGCGATCTTGCAGGATCTTCCCCGCGAAAGCGATTTCATCTTCCCGGGCGGCAAGGCAGGCAGCGGCCTGAGCAACATGGCGATGGCCGAAACGCTCAAGGAAATGGGTTACGACGGCGACACCGCCACCGTTCACGGCTTCCGCTCTACGTTCAAGGATTGGGCTTCCGAGCAGACAGCTTACGCCAACGAGCTGACCGAAATGGCAATGGCTCACATTGTTAGCGACAAGACAGAGCGGGCCTACCGTCGCGGCGATCAACGGGAGAAGCGCGTTCGGCTGATGCAAGATTGGGCTGGCTACTGCGAAGCAAAGGCGCCGGCCGGCGACAACGTTGTGCAAATCAATCAGGTTCGGGAGCGCGCTTAA
- a CDS encoding AAA family ATPase, translated as MIEPEFPEPEPINMSRSDAGYLLAAEEKARLKALARDRAGLPPIEDNSALDAKTIEHDERRSRLSALKVPNRTALRLEPLEDIFLEDDCAKTHIVKGIFAWGETSAWIAPPGGMKSALLASAAISIALKQSWFGRRAAENPIGVIYFALERADLVKRRLIAHRRKLGLPDNHPLPILVQSGMLDMMNPATVPLVVEAVRRAEVYFGHLPECHCAGLLIFDTFAKMIAAGGGDENSAKDQGRVFANLQRIKDELGQPHIALIGHTGKDEARGARGSNALYGDVDVLVTINGDAIKTATVAKANDIPDGPLFSFASEVVDFGPDRDGDPQTVNIISAEEVSAQVAAKPREAKLTETQEAMYRLLRDAGAAGLSTEDWNAKARDIGIGIARKATLHNVKAQLRDKGLVREYAAIWKVNNG; from the coding sequence ATGATTGAGCCCGAATTTCCGGAACCCGAGCCGATCAATATGAGCCGGTCGGATGCAGGCTATTTGCTGGCTGCCGAGGAAAAAGCTCGCCTTAAGGCACTAGCCCGCGATCGAGCGGGCCTTCCTCCGATCGAGGATAACAGCGCCCTCGACGCCAAAACGATCGAGCATGACGAGCGGCGCTCTCGCCTCTCTGCGCTGAAAGTCCCCAACAGGACGGCTTTGCGGCTTGAACCCCTTGAGGATATTTTTCTCGAGGACGATTGCGCAAAGACTCATATCGTCAAAGGCATCTTTGCTTGGGGCGAAACCTCGGCGTGGATTGCGCCGCCTGGCGGGATGAAGTCGGCACTTCTGGCGTCGGCGGCAATAAGCATCGCGCTTAAGCAATCGTGGTTTGGCCGAAGGGCGGCTGAAAACCCTATTGGCGTGATCTACTTCGCTCTAGAGCGGGCCGATCTGGTGAAGCGACGACTTATCGCCCATCGCCGCAAGCTGGGATTGCCTGATAACCATCCCCTCCCAATCCTCGTGCAAAGCGGAATGCTTGACATGATGAACCCGGCAACCGTGCCGTTGGTGGTGGAGGCGGTGCGGCGTGCAGAGGTGTATTTCGGTCATCTCCCTGAGTGCCATTGCGCGGGACTGTTGATATTCGACACCTTCGCCAAGATGATCGCTGCCGGCGGCGGTGACGAAAACAGCGCTAAAGACCAAGGCAGAGTGTTCGCCAATCTCCAGCGCATCAAGGACGAGCTGGGGCAACCGCACATCGCATTGATTGGGCATACGGGGAAGGACGAAGCCAGAGGCGCCCGAGGCTCCAATGCCCTCTACGGTGACGTTGACGTTCTGGTGACAATCAACGGTGACGCCATCAAGACGGCGACCGTTGCAAAGGCGAACGACATACCGGACGGCCCGCTTTTCTCTTTCGCATCTGAGGTTGTTGATTTTGGTCCCGATCGCGACGGCGACCCGCAAACAGTCAACATCATCAGCGCCGAGGAGGTTTCGGCGCAAGTTGCGGCAAAACCCCGAGAGGCCAAGCTGACCGAGACGCAGGAAGCCATGTATCGGCTTCTGCGGGACGCTGGAGCGGCCGGACTAAGCACCGAGGACTGGAACGCCAAGGCCCGCGATATCGGCATAGGCATTGCCCGCAAGGCCACCCTGCACAACGTCAAAGCCCAACTCCGCGACAAGGGGCTTGTCCGCGAATACGCCGCCATCTGGAAGGTGAACAATGGCTAG
- a CDS encoding AAA family ATPase: protein MNAHTFNFTLREIATALGGEVSGKQVVAPGPGHSADDRSLSVKPDGAAPGGFIVHSHASDDPLKCKDYVRDKMGVRWEPTTPPRDSLARMADRVSKPVAKADSPPATYIYKQDDGTPYLRVVRPGFYQSHWIGGAWVSGAPKGPKIPYRLPELRTSRHDDVVIVEGEKDADNVAALGFTVTTNPGGAGKFPAELAEYFKGKNVYILPDNDPAGEDHAKLVTETLHGIARTVRVVHLPGLAAKGDVSDWIEAGGTVDDLADLMRHAPEIKPEEPLSRFKFETFSDLKSLPPAEYLMDGWIPERSVGLLYGKWGSGKSFLGFDWCLHLAFGLPDWHGVKLPGEPTDVLIIAREGHAGFVKRVAAFMQHRGITDEPSRLVFMRSSISFLDDTAFAALKDDIKALGRTFRFVLVDTVGRVLPGADMAKEAPITLFMERLQQVGEITGGTAVGVHHENKAGDANGSMFFQNNSDFMFSISREGDGPLKAGKITCAKQKEGDDMWSRDITFAKIDLPDFKTSLVVESVSEEASSPSARKRSTWPKGLRLVRDCINAAILEASLNHRVGGDGPVVRAAVVSDARKIHEQRYVSSGEGNRAEAERKAWRRGLNEARNSELIGGETVNGRELVWMVHSPDSN from the coding sequence ATGAACGCACACACGTTCAACTTCACTCTTCGGGAAATCGCGACTGCACTGGGCGGCGAGGTTTCCGGCAAGCAAGTGGTGGCGCCCGGACCTGGCCACAGTGCTGACGACCGCTCTCTCAGTGTGAAGCCTGATGGAGCGGCTCCCGGCGGTTTCATTGTGCACAGCCACGCCAGCGACGATCCGTTGAAGTGCAAGGACTACGTCCGCGACAAGATGGGGGTTCGCTGGGAACCAACAACCCCGCCGCGGGATAGTTTGGCTCGCATGGCCGACCGTGTGAGTAAGCCGGTGGCGAAGGCCGACAGCCCGCCGGCAACCTACATCTACAAGCAAGATGACGGCACGCCTTATCTGCGCGTCGTCCGGCCCGGCTTCTACCAGTCGCACTGGATTGGCGGGGCCTGGGTCAGCGGCGCGCCCAAGGGGCCGAAAATTCCCTACAGGCTGCCGGAGCTGCGAACTTCACGGCACGACGACGTCGTGATCGTCGAGGGTGAGAAGGACGCGGACAATGTGGCCGCGCTCGGCTTCACAGTGACGACCAACCCCGGAGGCGCCGGCAAGTTTCCGGCCGAACTCGCTGAGTACTTCAAGGGCAAGAACGTCTATATCTTGCCCGACAACGACCCGGCCGGCGAAGATCATGCCAAGCTGGTCACGGAAACGCTGCACGGTATCGCCCGCACGGTGCGCGTCGTGCATCTTCCGGGGCTTGCTGCAAAAGGTGACGTGTCGGACTGGATCGAAGCCGGAGGGACGGTGGACGATCTCGCGGACCTGATGAGGCATGCTCCAGAGATCAAGCCAGAGGAGCCTCTTTCTCGCTTCAAGTTCGAGACGTTTTCAGATTTGAAGTCGCTGCCGCCCGCAGAATATCTGATGGATGGCTGGATTCCGGAACGCAGTGTCGGGTTGCTCTATGGCAAGTGGGGCAGCGGCAAGTCATTTCTCGGCTTTGATTGGTGCCTGCATCTCGCATTCGGTCTCCCGGACTGGCACGGCGTAAAGCTGCCCGGAGAGCCAACCGATGTTCTGATCATCGCCAGAGAAGGCCACGCGGGCTTTGTGAAGCGCGTTGCCGCATTCATGCAGCATCGAGGCATCACGGACGAACCAAGCCGGCTTGTCTTCATGCGATCGTCTATCTCGTTCCTTGACGATACCGCCTTCGCGGCGCTCAAGGACGACATCAAAGCCTTGGGACGGACGTTCCGGTTTGTCCTGGTCGATACAGTCGGTCGCGTTCTGCCCGGCGCCGACATGGCCAAGGAAGCCCCAATTACGCTGTTCATGGAAAGGCTTCAGCAGGTCGGCGAGATCACTGGCGGGACTGCCGTTGGCGTGCATCACGAGAACAAAGCGGGTGACGCGAACGGCTCGATGTTCTTTCAGAACAACTCCGACTTCATGTTCAGTATCTCCCGTGAAGGCGATGGACCGCTCAAGGCCGGCAAGATCACGTGTGCCAAGCAGAAGGAGGGCGATGATATGTGGTCGCGCGACATCACCTTCGCCAAGATCGATCTGCCCGACTTCAAGACAAGCCTCGTGGTGGAGAGCGTATCTGAGGAGGCGTCGTCCCCTTCCGCTCGGAAAAGATCAACGTGGCCCAAGGGCCTTCGACTGGTGAGGGACTGCATCAACGCCGCCATTCTGGAGGCCTCTTTAAATCATCGGGTTGGCGGCGACGGGCCGGTGGTCAGAGCTGCGGTGGTCAGCGATGCCCGGAAGATCCATGAGCAGCGCTATGTCAGCAGCGGAGAAGGCAACCGCGCCGAGGCAGAGCGTAAGGCGTGGCGCCGTGGGCTGAACGAGGCCCGGAACAGCGAACTCATTGGAGGGGAGACGGTGAACGGTCGGGAGCTGGTGTGGATGGTTCATAGCCCCGATAGCAACTAA
- a CDS encoding Arc family DNA-binding protein yields the protein MPRKPAEYVQFKLRIREGLRRRIERDAEKNNRSANNEAVARLESSYSKHEQQALIETLVGGEFNADFLRLVALKMQLLQAGNPAWKSDKTARSKFVKDLANALLAADEALLSAPSDPDAAVDWLSSDEWGKK from the coding sequence ATGCCGCGGAAGCCCGCCGAATACGTACAGTTCAAACTGAGAATCCGTGAGGGTCTGCGGCGGCGGATCGAGCGGGATGCTGAGAAGAACAATCGATCGGCAAACAACGAGGCCGTTGCCAGGCTCGAAAGCTCGTACTCAAAGCACGAGCAACAAGCGCTGATCGAGACGCTGGTGGGGGGGGAATTCAATGCCGACTTTCTCCGGCTGGTCGCACTGAAGATGCAGCTTCTTCAGGCCGGCAACCCTGCATGGAAGTCAGACAAAACTGCTCGATCAAAATTCGTGAAAGATCTGGCCAACGCGCTCCTTGCGGCCGACGAGGCGTTGCTCTCGGCGCCGTCAGATCCGGACGCGGCGGTTGATTGGCTTAGCTCAGATGAATGGGGGAAAAAATGA
- a CDS encoding zinc ribbon domain-containing protein: protein MGRTKKLIDCHDCDHPVSPSASACPNCGSKVPFGPPILHRKRPPIYNVEARNDRNMVVFAGTLGGLGAAYGFATSAGPLSAALLVTSYGMLGVLAGVPLAALFNITRRLWR, encoded by the coding sequence ATGGGACGGACCAAAAAGCTGATCGATTGCCACGACTGCGACCACCCGGTTTCACCGAGTGCGTCGGCCTGCCCAAATTGCGGCTCGAAGGTGCCGTTCGGTCCTCCCATTCTTCACCGCAAAAGGCCCCCGATCTATAACGTCGAGGCGCGCAACGACCGCAACATGGTCGTCTTTGCCGGAACGCTGGGAGGCTTAGGCGCAGCCTATGGATTTGCGACAAGCGCGGGGCCGCTTAGCGCTGCGCTGCTGGTCACGTCGTACGGCATGCTGGGTGTCTTGGCGGGCGTCCCGCTTGCGGCGTTGTTCAACATCACGCGCCGGCTGTGGCGATAG
- a CDS encoding DNA-binding protein, producing the protein MNKELHELLSNPTADVPDVGRIIYGLSRNASYDAAKRGDFPTIKIGRLLKVPTAPLRRQLGLEVA; encoded by the coding sequence ATGAACAAAGAACTGCACGAGTTGCTGAGCAACCCCACCGCGGACGTCCCCGACGTTGGGCGCATCATCTACGGCCTGAGCCGCAATGCGTCGTACGACGCAGCCAAGCGAGGTGACTTTCCGACGATCAAGATTGGAAGGCTGTTGAAGGTGCCGACTGCACCGCTCCGGCGCCAGCTTGGGCTGGAGGTCGCCTGA
- a CDS encoding DUF5309 domain-containing protein, with the protein MTVVSGTLQTYDRVGNREDLEDVVYNISPKDTPFVSLIGSTLVSSTRHDWQTDTLRAPATNAQVEGDDFAFQTKAPTVRVQNFTQIASDTLIVSQSQEKADKAGRKSELGYQLAKMGAEIKKDVELSLVSNAASSAGTSTTGRVSAGFPAWISSATSTNGLRGATGTSGGFNSGTGLVTAATNGTQRAFTKTLLDTAISTCYNAGGNPTTVMVSPYNKRIFSTFMADANVAQQRTPANGKKQATIVAAADMYLSDFGELAVVPNRVMLNASASRNVLVIDPDYVARGVFRAMGTEKLAKTGDAEKRAVVTEFCLVMKNEQACTAIADTFGLTAST; encoded by the coding sequence ATGACTGTCGTTTCCGGAACGTTGCAGACCTACGATCGTGTAGGCAACCGCGAAGACCTGGAGGATGTTGTCTACAACATCTCACCGAAGGATACGCCCTTTGTGTCTCTGATCGGCTCCACTCTGGTCTCCTCAACTCGTCATGACTGGCAGACGGACACTCTCCGCGCGCCAGCCACCAACGCTCAAGTCGAAGGCGACGATTTCGCCTTCCAGACCAAGGCGCCCACGGTTCGCGTGCAGAACTTCACCCAGATTGCGAGCGATACGCTCATCGTTTCGCAGTCCCAGGAGAAGGCGGACAAGGCCGGCCGCAAGTCGGAACTTGGCTACCAGCTCGCTAAAATGGGCGCGGAGATCAAGAAGGACGTGGAGCTTTCTCTCGTCTCCAACGCCGCCTCTTCCGCCGGCACCTCGACAACCGGCCGCGTCTCGGCGGGCTTCCCTGCATGGATCTCGTCCGCAACCTCAACGAACGGTTTGCGAGGCGCAACCGGTACGTCGGGCGGCTTTAACAGTGGCACCGGCCTTGTGACGGCGGCCACCAACGGCACCCAGCGCGCTTTCACCAAGACCTTGCTCGATACCGCGATTTCCACTTGCTACAACGCAGGCGGTAACCCGACCACGGTGATGGTCTCCCCGTACAACAAGCGCATCTTTTCGACCTTCATGGCGGATGCGAACGTTGCTCAGCAGCGCACGCCTGCGAACGGCAAGAAGCAGGCAACCATCGTTGCTGCTGCGGACATGTACCTGTCCGACTTCGGTGAACTGGCCGTGGTGCCGAACCGCGTGATGCTGAACGCTTCGGCTTCGCGCAACGTCCTTGTTATTGACCCGGACTACGTCGCTCGCGGCGTCTTCCGCGCGATGGGGACGGAAAAGCTTGCCAAGACGGGCGACGCCGAGAAGCGGGCTGTCGTGACCGAGTTCTGTCTGGTCATGAAGAACGAGCAGGCCTGCACCGCCATCGCCGACACCTTCGGCCTCACCGCCAGCACCTAA
- a CDS encoding terminase small subunit — protein MTVELSPKRRAFAREYIIDSNGTQAAIRSGYSERSATSQAAQLLAMPCVQAEIELLRKDAAEAQNVTLSRMYLLLNEACQIARRKESASGMVAAVTAIAKLAGLWVEKHEDLAARDKLTADAQKTELKTAAKLLGEAAESVGLPRSATPAQIVGALAERPVATPEAYRLLRACVTEESADVS, from the coding sequence GTGACAGTCGAGCTATCCCCCAAGCGTCGGGCCTTCGCCCGCGAATACATCATCGACAGCAACGGCACGCAGGCTGCGATCCGGTCGGGCTACAGCGAACGCTCGGCTACGTCACAGGCAGCCCAGCTGCTCGCCATGCCCTGCGTCCAGGCTGAGATAGAGCTGCTCCGCAAGGATGCGGCAGAGGCCCAGAACGTCACGCTCAGCCGCATGTACCTGTTGCTCAACGAGGCCTGCCAGATCGCTCGGCGCAAGGAGAGCGCTAGCGGCATGGTTGCAGCAGTCACAGCTATAGCCAAGCTCGCTGGCCTCTGGGTTGAGAAGCACGAAGACCTGGCAGCCCGCGACAAGCTGACGGCAGACGCACAGAAGACCGAGCTTAAGACGGCAGCCAAGCTGCTTGGCGAGGCCGCTGAGAGCGTGGGCCTGCCGCGGTCGGCAACGCCTGCTCAAATCGTTGGGGCGCTTGCTGAGCGTCCTGTGGCGACTCCAGAGGCCTACCGGCTGTTGCGTGCTTGCGTGACCGAGGAGTCGGCCGATGTCTCTTGA
- a CDS encoding tyrosine-type recombinase/integrase: MKGHVRERGKGRWYAVIETRDGAGQRKRKWVSLPDAKGKRDAQTACGKLITELNGGSYVEPSKTTLAQFFDRWLKHIKPNVSPRTYERYQQIATKNIAPLIGGKILSKLQPIEISEAYAQALENGRRDGKGGLSPRTVHHMHRVLFSALDQAERWKLIVRNPAALLEKRDRPKIERKPVATIDASTTATVFDAARQRRLFIPLVLATLCGLRRGEITALRWRSIDLDNGQLAVVASTEQTDAGSIREKEAKSGRSRTVALPSLAIEELRRWRLQQAEELLKLGVRADDSRHVITQADGEPLQPRSLTHVMSDFLKEWGMTLHKMRHTHASHMLAANVHPKIVQERLGHSSIAITMDIYSHLMPNMQGGAAAAVDDAMRAAIKKRTDDGG; the protein is encoded by the coding sequence ATGAAGGGCCACGTTCGTGAGCGCGGCAAGGGGCGCTGGTATGCAGTCATTGAAACCCGCGACGGCGCAGGCCAACGCAAGCGCAAGTGGGTCTCGTTGCCCGACGCCAAGGGCAAGCGGGATGCTCAGACAGCCTGCGGCAAACTGATAACCGAGCTAAACGGTGGCTCTTATGTCGAGCCATCCAAGACAACGCTGGCGCAGTTTTTCGATCGCTGGCTGAAGCATATTAAGCCGAACGTCTCGCCCCGCACTTACGAGCGGTATCAGCAGATCGCCACCAAGAACATCGCACCGCTGATCGGCGGGAAGATCCTTTCTAAACTCCAGCCGATCGAAATCAGCGAAGCTTACGCCCAGGCTCTGGAGAACGGCCGGCGAGACGGAAAGGGCGGTTTATCGCCCCGTACTGTCCATCACATGCATCGTGTCTTGTTCTCCGCCCTTGATCAGGCGGAGCGGTGGAAACTCATTGTCCGTAATCCAGCAGCGTTGCTGGAGAAGCGGGACCGGCCGAAGATCGAACGCAAGCCCGTTGCGACGATCGACGCGTCCACCACAGCAACCGTTTTCGATGCCGCCCGGCAGCGGCGGCTGTTTATCCCCCTCGTGCTGGCAACCTTGTGCGGCCTGCGCAGGGGCGAGATTACGGCGCTTCGCTGGCGCTCGATTGATCTGGACAATGGCCAGTTGGCGGTCGTCGCCAGCACCGAGCAGACGGACGCCGGCAGCATCCGCGAGAAAGAAGCCAAGTCCGGCCGTTCCCGCACCGTGGCGCTGCCGTCGCTGGCCATCGAAGAGTTGCGCCGCTGGCGGCTCCAGCAAGCCGAGGAACTTCTCAAGCTGGGGGTGAGGGCGGATGATAGCCGGCACGTCATCACTCAGGCGGACGGCGAGCCGCTCCAGCCGCGGAGCCTGACGCACGTCATGTCGGACTTCCTGAAAGAGTGGGGCATGACGCTGCACAAGATGCGTCACACCCACGCCAGCCACATGCTGGCGGCCAATGTTCATCCGAAGATCGTTCAGGAGAGGCTTGGCCATTCCTCGATCGCGATCACCATGGATATCTACAGCCACCTGATGCCGAACATGCAGGGTGGGGCCGCCGCCGCGGTTGACGACGCCATGCGAGCCGCAATAAAGAAGCGAACCGACGACGGTGGGTAG
- a CDS encoding tail fiber protein produces the protein MAQTGVPAWSQTAAANANADPAVNWQEGMAPSAVNDSARASMASVAKYRDDTAGLLITGGTSTAYTLTSNTGFFSKSTMNGAEIAVTIHTTNGASPTLNVDGLGADPIIIDTVSSTTPVPSATLLTGGVYTLVYYSSGNTWRLKDFYQLPFTVPIGGLVDFIGPAVPSSNFVFPVGQAISRATYVTLFGLVGTTYGTGDGSTTFNVPDLRGRVIAGKDDMGGSAASRLTSTYFGTGATTLGGVGSSGESTTLVTGNLPPYTPTGTVAGTVNILYRQSNALDGLNNNYLNDIGPTGSVNRNLSATFTGTAQGGTSTPIRVVQPTMILNKLLRVI, from the coding sequence ATGGCCCAAACCGGCGTGCCGGCATGGTCACAGACTGCCGCAGCGAACGCGAACGCTGATCCCGCGGTGAATTGGCAGGAGGGAATGGCGCCCTCGGCCGTCAACGACTCCGCTCGTGCCTCCATGGCAAGCGTTGCAAAATACCGCGACGACACCGCGGGCTTGCTTATCACTGGCGGCACCTCGACAGCTTACACGTTGACGAGCAACACCGGCTTCTTTTCCAAGTCTACGATGAACGGCGCCGAGATTGCCGTCACCATCCACACTACGAATGGTGCCAGCCCGACGCTGAACGTCGATGGTCTTGGTGCCGACCCCATCATCATTGATACCGTTTCATCGACCACCCCGGTCCCAAGTGCCACGCTGCTGACTGGCGGTGTCTATACGCTGGTGTATTACAGCTCCGGCAATACCTGGCGCCTCAAGGACTTCTACCAGCTCCCGTTCACCGTGCCGATTGGTGGGTTAGTTGATTTTATCGGGCCCGCCGTGCCGAGCAGCAATTTTGTTTTCCCGGTCGGACAGGCGATTTCGCGCGCGACTTACGTGACCCTATTCGGGCTCGTAGGCACCACATACGGGACCGGCGATGGGTCAACCACATTCAACGTCCCCGATCTTCGCGGCCGTGTGATTGCAGGCAAGGATGACATGGGCGGAAGCGCAGCAAGTCGTCTCACCTCGACTTATTTTGGCACTGGCGCGACGACACTTGGCGGCGTGGGCTCAAGTGGCGAGAGCACGACACTGGTGACGGGAAACCTGCCGCCATATACGCCGACGGGCACGGTGGCCGGCACCGTAAATATACTTTATCGGCAAAGTAACGCCCTCGACGGTCTAAACAACAACTACCTAAACGATATCGGGCCAACAGGCAGCGTCAACCGCAACCTATCTGCTACCTTCACCGGCACCGCGCAGGGTGGCACCAGCACTCCCATCCGCGTAGTCCAGCCAACCATGATTTTGAACAAGCTTCTGAGGGTCATCTGA
- a CDS encoding AlpA family phage regulatory protein, which yields MAARRVLRMPKVLECTGWARSTLYAKIKDSKFPSGQKLDPDGHTRIWFEDEVEAYQRGEWKAPQVEAAA from the coding sequence ATGGCGGCGCGCAGAGTCCTTCGGATGCCGAAGGTGCTGGAATGCACGGGTTGGGCCCGTTCAACCCTTTACGCGAAGATCAAGGACAGCAAGTTTCCAAGCGGTCAGAAACTGGACCCGGACGGGCATACCCGGATTTGGTTTGAAGATGAAGTGGAGGCGTATCAGCGCGGCGAGTGGAAGGCCCCCCAAGTGGAGGCCGCTGCCTGA
- a CDS encoding DUF2786 domain-containing protein, giving the protein MHQTSTPASLDKLKLRIQALRSKTIANGCTEDEALSAAAKVAELLDRHDLSLSDVELRASSCERRVYETFRKKRIPLDDCVGAIAHFCDCRVWREKNAAGDNRYVFFGLGADVEVAHYLAELIDGAVRADLGRFKTSVDYGRFRHQERHLANASFALGMVASIADKLVAIKAGRDQVNESTGRGLVVLKTSVVDAEFDKLDLKMRTQRSASRMVSMTAYEAGGAAGASLAINPGLGKSQSGTTPKGR; this is encoded by the coding sequence GTGCATCAGACCTCCACTCCGGCCTCCCTCGACAAGCTGAAGCTCCGCATTCAGGCGTTGCGTTCCAAGACGATCGCCAATGGCTGCACCGAGGACGAGGCACTGTCTGCGGCCGCCAAGGTCGCCGAGCTGCTGGATCGACATGATCTGTCGCTCTCCGACGTCGAACTGCGCGCGTCGTCGTGCGAGCGGAGGGTCTACGAGACTTTTCGCAAGAAGCGCATTCCGCTGGACGACTGCGTCGGCGCGATCGCTCATTTCTGCGATTGTCGGGTCTGGCGCGAGAAGAACGCGGCCGGCGACAACCGCTATGTGTTCTTCGGTCTCGGCGCGGATGTCGAGGTCGCGCATTATCTGGCCGAATTGATCGACGGTGCCGTGCGCGCTGACCTTGGCCGCTTCAAGACCTCGGTCGACTACGGCAGGTTCCGGCACCAGGAGCGGCATCTGGCCAATGCCTCCTTCGCGCTCGGGATGGTGGCGTCGATCGCGGACAAGCTGGTCGCGATCAAGGCCGGTCGCGATCAGGTCAACGAAAGCACCGGCCGCGGGCTGGTGGTTCTCAAGACGTCGGTGGTCGATGCGGAGTTCGACAAGCTCGACCTGAAGATGCGGACCCAGCGTAGCGCCAGCCGGATGGTGTCGATGACGGCCTATGAAGCCGGTGGCGCCGCCGGCGCGTCGCTCGCCATCAATCCCGGGCTTGGCAAGTCGCAGTCGGGGACCACTCCCAAAGGACGCTGA